One window from the genome of Haloprofundus halobius encodes:
- the spt4 gene encoding transcription elongation factor subunit Spt4, whose product MAKPRLACRECHYINEPDSQSCDHCGSSSLTEDWAGYVVVTHPEESEIAREMNVDEPGGYALKVR is encoded by the coding sequence ATGGCGAAACCCCGCCTCGCCTGCCGCGAGTGCCACTACATCAACGAACCGGACTCACAGAGCTGTGACCACTGCGGGTCGTCGAGCCTCACCGAAGACTGGGCGGGGTACGTCGTCGTCACCCACCCCGAAGAGAGCGAAATCGCTCGCGAGATGAACGTCGACGAACCCGGCGGCTACGCGCTGAAGGTCCGGTGA
- a CDS encoding DNA-directed RNA polymerase, with protein sequence MYKRVRLKDTVEVPPRHLADVTPERVKRLLQDKLEGRMDEDVGSVVSIVEVQEIGDGSVLPNRPGVYYEAEFDAITYDPHMQEVVDGIVVEVVEFGAFVGIGPVDGLLHVSQISDEYLAYDGENQQLASTESSDTLGVGDSVRVRIVTKSIDERNPRDSKIGLTAKQPGLGKHGWLQAEREERQATTEGN encoded by the coding sequence ATGTACAAGAGGGTACGACTCAAGGACACGGTCGAGGTGCCCCCGCGGCACCTCGCAGACGTGACGCCCGAACGGGTGAAGCGTCTGCTACAGGACAAGTTGGAAGGACGGATGGACGAGGACGTGGGTAGCGTCGTCAGCATCGTCGAGGTGCAGGAAATCGGCGACGGCTCGGTGCTCCCGAACCGCCCCGGCGTCTACTACGAGGCGGAGTTCGACGCGATAACGTACGACCCGCACATGCAGGAAGTCGTCGACGGCATCGTCGTCGAAGTCGTCGAGTTCGGCGCCTTCGTCGGTATCGGCCCCGTCGACGGACTGCTGCACGTCTCGCAGATCTCGGACGAGTATCTCGCCTACGACGGCGAGAACCAGCAGTTGGCGTCGACCGAGTCGTCGGACACGCTCGGCGTTGGCGACTCGGTGCGCGTCCGCATCGTCACCAAGAGCATCGACGAGCGCAACCCGCGCGACTCGAAGATCGGTCTCACGGCCAAACAGCCCGGACTCGGCAAACACGGTTGGCTCCAGGCCGAGCGAGAGGAACGACAGGCCACGACGGAGGGTAACTGA
- a CDS encoding GTP-dependent dephospho-CoA kinase family protein, with protein MLRLPDDLRGAFKEPLGPVYTDTERLLSETEGPIIAVGDVVTYHLRTADRDPDVAVVDGKTKREAVGDGIRRVLSGDNPRIEVENPAATLSRELLAALRDAVARDENTVVVVTEGEEDLATLPAILVAPVGSLVVYGQPDEGMVGVAVTPEAKAEARELMAQFEGDTEAGFETLGV; from the coding sequence ATGCTTCGGCTCCCCGACGACCTCCGGGGAGCGTTCAAGGAGCCGCTGGGCCCCGTCTACACCGACACCGAGCGGCTGCTCTCCGAAACGGAGGGGCCGATTATCGCCGTCGGCGACGTCGTCACTTACCACCTCCGAACCGCCGACCGCGACCCCGACGTGGCCGTCGTCGACGGCAAAACCAAGCGAGAGGCCGTCGGCGACGGGATTCGCCGCGTCCTCTCGGGCGACAACCCGCGCATCGAAGTCGAGAACCCGGCGGCCACCTTGTCTCGGGAGCTGCTCGCGGCGCTCCGCGACGCCGTCGCGCGCGACGAGAACACCGTCGTCGTCGTCACCGAGGGCGAGGAGGACTTGGCGACGCTTCCAGCTATCTTGGTCGCGCCCGTGGGTTCGCTCGTCGTCTACGGCCAGCCCGACGAGGGGATGGTCGGTGTAGCCGTCACTCCGGAAGCGAAAGCGGAGGCACGCGAGTTGATGGCGCAGTTCGAAGGTGACACCGAGGCGGGGTTCGAGACGCTCGGCGTCTGA
- a CDS encoding translation initiation factor IF-2 subunit gamma, translating into MVTKTQQPEVNIGLVGHVDHGKTTLVQALSGSWTDQHSEEMKRGISIRLGYADATFRRCPGMDEPECYTVEEECENGEPSEPIRTVSFVDAPGHETLMATMLSGAALMDGAVLVVSATEDVPQAQTEEHLMALDIIGIENIVIAQNKIDLVDRDRAVENYEQITEFVEGTVAEDAPIVPVSAQQGVNLDLLINAIEDEIPTPERSSSDDARMFVARSFDINRPGTTWENLSGGVVGGSLVDGTLSVDDEIELRPGREVEEGGQSEWQPITTTVRSLQAGSQMLDTATPGGLLGVGTGLDPSLTKGDALAGQVAGTPGTLPPTRDAFEMEVDLLERVVGGDDEIDEISTGEPLMLTVGTATTVGAVTSAREGECEVSLKRPVCAATGAKIAINRRVGARWRLIGIGTLVE; encoded by the coding sequence ATGGTGACGAAAACACAACAACCGGAGGTGAACATCGGACTCGTCGGCCACGTCGACCACGGGAAAACCACGCTGGTGCAGGCGCTCAGCGGCTCGTGGACCGACCAGCACTCGGAGGAGATGAAGCGCGGTATCTCAATCCGACTGGGTTACGCCGACGCGACGTTCCGACGCTGTCCGGGTATGGACGAACCGGAGTGTTACACGGTCGAAGAGGAGTGCGAGAACGGCGAACCGAGCGAACCGATTCGCACGGTGTCGTTCGTCGACGCACCCGGCCACGAGACGCTGATGGCGACGATGCTCTCGGGCGCGGCGCTGATGGACGGGGCGGTGCTCGTCGTGAGCGCCACCGAGGACGTGCCGCAGGCGCAGACCGAAGAACACCTGATGGCGCTCGATATCATCGGCATCGAGAACATCGTTATCGCACAGAACAAGATCGACCTCGTCGACCGCGACCGCGCCGTCGAGAACTACGAACAGATAACGGAGTTCGTCGAGGGCACCGTCGCCGAGGACGCGCCGATCGTGCCGGTGAGCGCCCAGCAGGGCGTCAACCTCGACCTGCTCATTAACGCCATCGAGGACGAGATTCCGACGCCCGAGCGCTCGTCGAGCGACGACGCGCGGATGTTCGTCGCGCGCAGCTTCGACATCAACCGACCGGGGACGACGTGGGAGAACCTCTCCGGCGGCGTCGTCGGCGGCAGCCTCGTCGACGGGACGCTCAGCGTCGACGACGAGATCGAACTGCGCCCCGGCCGGGAAGTCGAAGAGGGCGGTCAGTCCGAATGGCAGCCCATCACGACGACGGTCCGGTCGCTGCAGGCGGGCAGCCAGATGCTCGACACCGCGACGCCCGGCGGCCTGCTCGGCGTCGGCACCGGTCTCGACCCGAGTCTCACGAAGGGTGACGCGCTGGCCGGCCAGGTCGCCGGAACGCCCGGCACCCTCCCGCCGACCCGCGACGCGTTCGAGATGGAGGTCGACCTCCTCGAACGCGTCGTCGGTGGTGACGACGAAATCGACGAGATTTCGACGGGCGAACCGCTGATGCTGACCGTCGGCACCGCGACCACCGTCGGGGCCGTCACGAGCGCCCGCGAAGGCGAGTGCGAAGTGTCGCTGAAGCGCCCCGTCTGTGCAGCGACGGGCGCGAAGATAGCCATCAACCGCCGCGTCGGCGCGCGCTGGCGACTCATCGGCATCGGAACGCTCGTCGAATAA
- a CDS encoding DUF5787 family protein, translated as MQEFGFELALCAHLEETTDSLVARQLGAAVASPGSRIVDTVLVEPGLAFETRTRITPHSIPALAIESDVGVGCATYWKDAFDCHPDVARRVTDRAVELGFFEAERRGSRRYVRRTTRYPESWFARLVGVENKPDLGRPGDLERQLRTDVSLALFDEVVLATESYVTRAHLNRIPEEVGVWRFDPETGEREVVREATTLPISRSGIELLDERPLRTDIAVVGANGKRRKRRRIAERAYGKGWRNYALPPCARMNPTDDGRPYCEHFGSVVDPGSDCGESCPEFEAGDGSKQELDAIRAERSPWVREPAGVVRRQSGLDQFG; from the coding sequence GTGCAGGAGTTCGGCTTCGAGTTGGCCCTCTGTGCGCATCTCGAAGAGACGACGGACTCGCTCGTCGCCCGCCAACTCGGCGCGGCCGTCGCCTCGCCCGGCAGCCGAATCGTCGATACCGTCCTCGTCGAACCCGGTCTCGCGTTCGAGACACGGACGCGAATCACGCCGCACTCCATCCCTGCGCTGGCGATCGAGAGCGACGTGGGCGTCGGCTGTGCGACGTACTGGAAGGACGCCTTCGACTGCCACCCCGACGTGGCTCGCCGCGTCACCGACCGCGCCGTCGAACTCGGGTTCTTCGAGGCCGAGCGCCGCGGCAGTCGCCGATACGTCCGTCGGACGACGCGCTACCCCGAGAGCTGGTTCGCCCGTCTGGTCGGCGTCGAGAACAAGCCCGACCTCGGGCGACCGGGAGACCTCGAACGCCAACTCAGAACTGACGTGAGTCTCGCGCTGTTCGACGAGGTGGTGCTCGCCACCGAGAGTTACGTCACGCGCGCGCACCTGAACCGCATCCCCGAGGAGGTCGGCGTCTGGCGCTTCGACCCCGAGACGGGCGAGCGGGAAGTCGTCCGCGAGGCGACCACGTTGCCGATCAGCCGTTCGGGAATCGAACTGCTCGACGAACGTCCGCTTCGGACCGACATCGCCGTCGTCGGCGCGAACGGGAAGCGACGAAAGCGGCGGCGCATCGCCGAACGTGCCTACGGCAAGGGATGGCGGAACTACGCACTTCCGCCGTGTGCCCGGATGAACCCGACCGACGACGGTCGCCCGTACTGCGAGCACTTCGGCTCCGTCGTCGACCCCGGAAGCGACTGCGGCGAGTCGTGTCCGGAGTTCGAGGCGGGCGACGGTTCAAAACAGGAGTTGGACGCGATCCGCGCCGAACGCTCGCCGTGGGTTCGAGAACCCGCGGGTGTCGTGCGGCGACAGAGCGGGTTGGACCAGTTCGGGTGA
- a CDS encoding non-canonical purine NTP pyrophosphatase, which produces MLQYVTTNEGKVAEATTYLGESVGQLDFDYTEIQSDDLGAIAVHGAREAYHRAGGPVLVDDAGLFVDALGGFPGPYSSYVEDTVGVERVWRLAEAEENRKASFRCVLAYCDGEGFAASPDPVDRDDRVAAAATGAERDTEETEPLPVKLFEGVVRGRLVAPRGEGGFGYDPIFEHDGTTMAEMSTEEKNAISHRGRALAKFGEWYAER; this is translated from the coding sequence ATGCTCCAGTACGTGACGACCAACGAGGGAAAAGTCGCGGAGGCGACGACGTATCTCGGCGAGTCGGTCGGGCAACTCGACTTCGATTACACGGAGATCCAAAGCGACGACCTCGGTGCCATCGCCGTCCACGGCGCGCGCGAGGCGTACCACCGCGCCGGTGGTCCCGTTCTCGTCGACGACGCGGGGCTGTTCGTCGACGCCCTGGGTGGGTTTCCGGGTCCGTACTCCTCGTACGTCGAGGACACCGTCGGCGTCGAGCGCGTCTGGCGACTCGCCGAAGCGGAGGAGAACCGAAAGGCGTCGTTCCGCTGCGTGCTCGCGTACTGCGACGGCGAGGGGTTTGCGGCCTCGCCGGACCCGGTGGACCGCGACGACCGGGTCGCTGCGGCGGCGACAGGTGCGGAGCGAGATACGGAAGAGACCGAACCGCTCCCCGTCAAACTGTTCGAGGGCGTCGTCCGCGGCCGCCTCGTCGCCCCGCGCGGCGAGGGCGGGTTCGGCTACGACCCCATCTTCGAGCACGACGGGACGACGATGGCCGAGATGAGTACCGAGGAGAAGAACGCCATCTCGCATCGGGGTCGGGCGCTGGCGAAGTTCGGGGAGTGGTACGCCGAGCGGTAG
- a CDS encoding 30S ribosomal protein S24e produces the protein MEIEIIDEEENPMLHRTDVRFTMTHDEATPSRLSVRDSLAAKLDKDSDEVVIHELDTKFGMRKSAGYAKVYESPEFARDVEQEYMLERNKITAEDGDAEAEEA, from the coding sequence ATGGAAATCGAAATCATCGACGAGGAGGAGAACCCGATGTTGCACCGGACGGACGTACGATTCACGATGACGCACGACGAGGCAACGCCCTCGCGTCTCTCGGTCCGCGACAGCCTCGCGGCGAAACTCGACAAGGACTCCGACGAAGTCGTCATCCACGAACTCGACACGAAGTTCGGCATGCGCAAAAGCGCCGGCTACGCGAAAGTGTACGAGAGCCCCGAGTTCGCCCGCGATGTCGAGCAGGAGTACATGCTCGAACGCAACAAGATCACCGCAGAGGACGGCGACGCGGAAGCCGAAGAAGCGTAA
- a CDS encoding DUF5808 domain-containing protein, producing MADKPETGELFGVPYNFERPSAGRMLSSYWQPGDRMLVKKPFGVGYTLNLANWRSWVVLLVAAVLLFQERKSREKSEHEDDGPVEVVVDDD from the coding sequence ATGGCGGACAAACCCGAGACCGGCGAACTGTTCGGCGTCCCGTACAACTTCGAACGCCCGAGCGCCGGTCGGATGCTTTCCTCGTACTGGCAACCCGGTGACCGTATGCTGGTGAAGAAACCGTTCGGCGTGGGCTACACGCTCAACCTCGCCAACTGGCGCTCGTGGGTCGTGCTGCTGGTCGCGGCGGTGCTCCTGTTCCAGGAGCGCAAGAGTCGCGAGAAATCCGAGCACGAGGACGACGGTCCGGTCGAAGTCGTCGTCGACGACGACTGA
- a CDS encoding thiolase family protein, which produces MPTPVIAAARRTAQGKGGGVFEDVRSEDLSIPLIDTILDETGLSGDDVDDLMWGVAQQRGEQDNNVSRVIALLSELGEGTPATTINRWCASSMQAVISASDAVAAGNRDVIVAGGVENMSRVPMDGDSYQHLHPELSERYNVFQLQMGMTAEKVAEKYGVSREEQDEYALRSHERAAAATDEGYFDDQIVPIETEDGVVEEDEGIRRDTSLETLAGLSPAFTGDGTVTAGNSSQISDGAAATLVTSREFAEDHGLDIMAEIGTNAVAGVDPTVMGIGPVPATRNLLERNGRSIDDYDLVELNEAFASQAVYARGELGIDEEKYNVNGGAIALGHPLGASGARLPVALVHEMIRRDVDRGLATLCVGFGQGAAIEFSR; this is translated from the coding sequence ATGCCAACACCAGTCATCGCGGCCGCGCGGCGGACCGCACAAGGCAAGGGCGGCGGCGTCTTCGAGGACGTCCGCAGCGAGGACCTATCGATTCCGCTCATCGATACGATTCTCGACGAGACGGGGCTCTCCGGCGACGACGTCGACGACCTGATGTGGGGCGTCGCCCAGCAGCGCGGCGAGCAGGACAACAACGTCTCGCGCGTCATCGCGCTGCTATCGGAACTCGGCGAGGGGACGCCCGCGACGACCATCAACCGCTGGTGCGCTTCCTCGATGCAGGCGGTCATAAGCGCGAGCGACGCCGTCGCCGCGGGCAACCGCGACGTCATCGTCGCCGGCGGCGTCGAGAACATGTCGCGCGTGCCGATGGACGGCGACTCCTATCAGCATCTCCACCCCGAACTCTCCGAGCGCTACAACGTCTTCCAGCTCCAGATGGGGATGACCGCCGAAAAGGTCGCCGAGAAGTACGGCGTCAGTCGGGAGGAGCAGGACGAGTACGCGCTCCGTAGCCACGAACGCGCCGCGGCGGCGACCGACGAGGGCTACTTCGACGACCAGATCGTCCCCATCGAAACGGAGGATGGCGTCGTCGAGGAGGACGAGGGCATCCGCCGCGACACGTCGCTGGAGACGCTTGCGGGGCTGTCGCCGGCGTTCACCGGCGACGGCACCGTGACGGCGGGCAACTCCTCGCAGATTTCGGACGGCGCGGCGGCGACGCTCGTCACCAGCCGCGAGTTCGCCGAGGACCACGGCCTCGATATCATGGCCGAAATCGGCACCAACGCCGTCGCGGGCGTCGACCCGACGGTGATGGGTATCGGCCCGGTCCCGGCGACGCGGAACCTCCTCGAACGGAACGGGCGCTCCATCGACGACTACGACCTCGTGGAACTGAACGAGGCGTTCGCCTCGCAGGCCGTCTACGCCCGCGGCGAACTCGGCATCGACGAGGAGAAGTACAACGTCAACGGCGGCGCAATCGCGCTCGGTCACCCGCTCGGTGCCAGCGGCGCGCGCCTGCCCGTCGCGCTCGTCCACGAGATGATTCGACGCGACGTCGACCGCGGATTGGCGACGCTCTGCGTCGGCTTCGGACAGGGCGCGGCCATCGAGTTCTCGCGGTAG
- a CDS encoding ATP-binding protein, translated as MSSPALEVVEFLLTAHIYTENRELDENDLPPRYRRVFWAERDGDAPDTASDEVEPLGGVERPLSVTETDARTATGVEHPWEAISDLLFTDRTEFSGTLSFTQPEMALEWYLTRADRDRLVTNPTIAFAAEDREDVDVTREEARDQNRPIHADRVWIDSLLEAYFDTDDEEGDAEMLDLVHVRAPEEIEMTLDDLVLTGDQEGEIGKIVKAIEHRDYLAEIGLREIGKLLFVGPPGTGKTTVSRALAHELGLPFVEVKLSMITSQYLGETAKNVEKTFEVAKRLSPCILFIDEFDSVAKTRRSDEHAALKRAVNTLLKSIDDISLIRDDVLLIGATNHPDQLDAAAWRRFDEIVNFPKPDRQMRADILRVITQRMEIAEFDPESVADRTEGLTGSDLRMVLREAVLEALTEERMSLTQTDILDAVEDFEERDNLKNMDMMDDSDSLIAGNGESADGSDHSHDHDHAHDHQH; from the coding sequence ATGAGTAGCCCGGCTCTCGAAGTCGTCGAATTCCTCCTCACGGCCCACATCTACACGGAAAACCGGGAGTTGGACGAGAACGACCTCCCGCCACGCTACCGACGCGTGTTCTGGGCCGAGCGCGACGGCGACGCACCCGACACCGCCTCCGACGAGGTGGAACCGCTCGGTGGCGTCGAACGCCCGCTCTCGGTGACCGAGACCGACGCCCGGACGGCCACCGGCGTCGAACACCCGTGGGAGGCCATCTCGGACCTGTTGTTCACCGACCGGACGGAGTTCTCCGGCACGCTCTCGTTCACCCAACCGGAGATGGCGCTGGAGTGGTACCTCACGCGCGCCGACCGCGACCGTCTCGTGACGAACCCGACTATCGCCTTCGCCGCCGAGGACCGCGAAGACGTCGACGTCACCCGCGAGGAGGCCAGAGACCAGAACCGACCCATCCACGCCGACCGCGTCTGGATAGACAGCCTGCTGGAGGCGTACTTCGACACCGACGACGAGGAGGGCGACGCCGAGATGCTCGACCTCGTCCACGTCCGCGCGCCCGAGGAGATCGAGATGACGCTCGACGACCTCGTGCTCACCGGCGACCAGGAGGGCGAGATCGGCAAGATCGTCAAGGCCATCGAACACCGCGACTACCTCGCCGAGATCGGCCTGCGCGAGATCGGCAAACTGCTGTTCGTCGGTCCGCCCGGAACCGGGAAGACGACCGTCTCCCGCGCGCTCGCGCACGAACTCGGCCTCCCGTTCGTCGAGGTCAAACTCTCGATGATCACCTCGCAGTATCTCGGTGAGACGGCCAAGAACGTCGAGAAGACGTTCGAGGTGGCGAAGCGGCTCTCGCCGTGTATTCTCTTCATCGACGAGTTCGACTCGGTGGCCAAAACTCGCCGCAGCGACGAGCACGCGGCGCTGAAACGTGCGGTCAACACCCTACTGAAGAGCATCGACGACATCTCGCTCATCCGCGACGACGTGTTGCTCATCGGGGCGACGAACCACCCCGACCAGCTCGACGCGGCGGCGTGGCGGCGCTTCGACGAGATCGTCAACTTCCCCAAACCCGATCGGCAGATGCGCGCGGACATCCTCCGCGTCATCACTCAGCGGATGGAGATCGCCGAGTTCGACCCCGAGTCGGTCGCCGACCGGACCGAGGGCCTCACCGGCAGCGACCTCCGGATGGTGCTCCGCGAGGCGGTGCTGGAGGCGCTCACGGAGGAGCGGATGTCGCTCACGCAGACGGACATCCTCGACGCCGTCGAGGACTTCGAAGAGCGGGACAACCTGAAGAACATGGACATGATGGACGACTCCGACTCGCTCATCGCGGGCAACGGCGAGTCGGCCGACGGCTCAGACCACAGCCACGACCACGACCACGCGCACGACCACCAGCACTGA
- a CDS encoding DUF188 domain-containing protein, which yields MDTNALMMPVELDVRVFDELDRLFGLGTVELVAPEAVVAELEKLSAGNGKESVAASVGADLAADRCQQVETEATYADDALVELGARGDCEYVVTNDQPLRDRLLERGVRVIGLRGRNTLCITEP from the coding sequence ATGGACACCAACGCGCTCATGATGCCCGTCGAACTCGACGTCCGCGTCTTCGACGAACTCGACCGGCTGTTCGGTCTGGGGACCGTCGAACTCGTGGCCCCCGAGGCCGTCGTCGCCGAGTTGGAGAAGCTCTCGGCGGGCAACGGCAAGGAGAGCGTCGCGGCGAGCGTGGGTGCGGATTTGGCGGCCGACCGCTGTCAGCAAGTCGAGACCGAGGCGACGTACGCCGACGACGCGCTGGTCGAACTCGGCGCGCGCGGCGACTGTGAGTACGTCGTCACGAACGACCAACCCCTGCGCGACCGCCTGCTCGAACGCGGCGTTCGAGTAATCGGTTTAAGGGGTCGGAACACACTGTGTATCACAGAACCATAA
- a CDS encoding bifunctional N(6)-L-threonylcarbamoyladenine synthase/serine/threonine protein kinase: MEGTAWAASAALHDTERDSTVIESDPYEPDSGGIHPREAAEHMSEAIPRVVETVLERAAETSKGSGPPVDAVAFSRGPGLGPCLRIVGTAARALAGALDVPLVGVNHMVAHLEIGRHQSGFDSPVCLNASGANAHLLGYHNGRYRVLGETMDTGVGNAIDKFTRHIGWTHPGGPKVEKAAADGEYIDLPYTVKGMDFSFSGIMSAAKQAADDGETVEDICFSLQEHVFGMLTEVAERALSLTGTDELVLGGGVGQNQRLREMLASMCDERGAKFYAPDPRFLRDNAGMIAVLGATMYAAGDTVEIGDSAIDPNFRPDQVPVTWRGEAESVARAVEADTDVKGAEATVEFRDERVVKRRLPKAYRHPELDARLRRERTVAEARLTSEARRAGVPTPLVRDVDVREATITFQRVGEADLAATLDSDAVTDVGRHLAALHRVGIAHGDPTTRNVRVDESTGEGDARDGGRTFLIDFGLGFHTGHVEDHAMDLHVFEQSVEGTAGDPEPLVEAFEAGYAAVGDDEVLARLRTVESRGRYR; encoded by the coding sequence ATCGAAGGGACGGCGTGGGCCGCGAGCGCTGCGCTGCACGATACCGAACGCGACTCGACTGTTATCGAATCCGACCCGTACGAACCCGATAGCGGCGGCATTCACCCGCGCGAGGCGGCCGAGCACATGAGCGAGGCCATCCCGCGCGTCGTCGAGACCGTTCTGGAGCGCGCCGCCGAGACGAGCAAGGGTAGCGGCCCGCCCGTCGACGCCGTCGCCTTCTCCCGCGGCCCCGGCCTCGGTCCGTGTCTCCGCATCGTCGGGACCGCCGCCAGAGCGCTCGCCGGTGCGCTCGACGTCCCGCTGGTCGGCGTCAACCACATGGTCGCGCACCTCGAAATCGGCCGGCACCAGTCCGGGTTCGACTCCCCGGTGTGTCTCAACGCGTCGGGAGCCAACGCGCATCTGTTGGGCTACCACAACGGTCGCTATCGCGTGCTGGGCGAGACGATGGACACCGGCGTCGGTAACGCTATCGACAAGTTCACTCGACATATTGGCTGGACCCACCCCGGCGGGCCGAAGGTCGAAAAAGCGGCCGCAGACGGCGAGTACATCGACCTCCCGTACACGGTGAAGGGGATGGACTTCTCCTTCTCGGGCATCATGAGCGCCGCCAAGCAGGCCGCGGACGACGGCGAGACGGTCGAGGACATCTGCTTCTCCTTGCAGGAACACGTCTTCGGCATGCTCACCGAGGTGGCCGAACGCGCGCTCTCGCTCACGGGGACCGACGAACTCGTCTTGGGTGGTGGGGTCGGCCAGAATCAGCGTCTCAGGGAGATGCTGGCGTCGATGTGCGACGAGCGCGGCGCGAAGTTCTACGCGCCCGACCCGCGCTTCCTCCGGGACAACGCCGGGATGATAGCCGTGCTGGGCGCGACGATGTACGCCGCGGGCGACACCGTCGAAATCGGAGATTCGGCGATAGACCCGAACTTCCGCCCCGACCAGGTACCCGTGACGTGGCGCGGCGAGGCGGAGTCCGTCGCACGCGCCGTCGAGGCGGATACAGACGTGAAAGGAGCGGAGGCGACCGTCGAGTTCCGCGACGAGCGCGTCGTGAAGCGCCGTCTGCCGAAAGCGTACCGCCACCCCGAACTCGACGCACGCCTCCGTCGCGAGCGAACCGTGGCCGAAGCCCGCCTCACGAGCGAGGCGCGGCGTGCGGGCGTCCCGACGCCGCTGGTCCGCGACGTCGACGTACGCGAGGCGACTATCACGTTCCAACGCGTCGGCGAGGCGGACCTCGCGGCGACGCTCGACTCCGACGCCGTCACCGACGTGGGTCGCCACCTCGCGGCGCTGCACCGTGTCGGAATCGCCCACGGCGACCCGACGACGCGGAACGTCCGGGTCGACGAATCCACGGGTGAGGGCGACGCACGCGACGGAGGACGGACCTTCCTCATCGACTTCGGCCTCGGTTTCCACACCGGTCACGTCGAGGACCACGCGATGGACCTCCACGTGTTCGAGCAGAGCGTCGAGGGAACCGCCGGCGACCCCGAGCCGCTCGTGGAGGCGTTCGAGGCGGGGTACGCGGCAGTGGGCGACGACGAGGTACTCGCGCGGCTGCGTACTGTCGAATCACGCGGGCGGTATCGCTGA
- a CDS encoding MBL fold metallo-hydrolase: MRVTLLGTGDTTGTPTVGCDCETCRTARERGVERSRFSVHVENERTGESLLVDASPDFRSQFLDHDVPLPDAVVVTHIHFDHLDGLGNAYRIFDDLPVYAADETDPQTGESVADTIRSKYHYLDRISVHDAAPFESFRVCGFDVTFVPVDHPPLLCYGLAVSDPRTGTKLSLSGDTSYDVSEDSRATLADPDLFLADAIVPATLCEHHPAGGRHHDSEGVPRTFGHKHMTREGALSMAEELNAKETRLVHTSHFYPTDEAFEEPLAVDGEQYVL, from the coding sequence ATGCGCGTCACGCTCCTCGGAACCGGCGACACGACGGGGACGCCCACCGTCGGCTGCGACTGCGAGACCTGCCGGACGGCGCGCGAACGCGGCGTCGAGCGCTCGCGGTTCTCGGTTCACGTGGAGAACGAACGCACTGGCGAGTCGCTGCTCGTCGACGCCAGCCCCGACTTCCGGAGCCAGTTTCTCGACCACGACGTGCCGCTGCCGGACGCGGTGGTCGTCACCCACATCCACTTTGACCACCTCGACGGCCTCGGCAACGCCTACCGCATCTTCGACGATTTGCCCGTTTACGCCGCCGACGAGACGGACCCCCAGACGGGTGAGAGCGTCGCCGACACGATTCGCTCGAAGTACCACTACCTCGACCGAATCAGCGTCCACGACGCAGCGCCGTTCGAGTCGTTTCGCGTCTGTGGATTCGACGTGACGTTCGTCCCCGTCGACCATCCGCCGCTTCTCTGCTACGGCCTCGCCGTCTCCGACCCCCGGACGGGCACGAAGCTCTCGCTGTCGGGCGATACGAGCTACGACGTCTCCGAGGACTCGCGGGCGACGCTCGCGGACCCGGACCTGTTTCTCGCCGACGCAATCGTTCCGGCGACGCTCTGCGAACACCACCCGGCGGGCGGCCGCCACCACGACAGCGAGGGCGTCCCGCGGACGTTCGGCCACAAACACATGACCCGCGAGGGGGCGCTCTCGATGGCCGAGGAGTTGAACGCGAAAGAGACCCGCTTGGTCCACACCTCGCACTTCTACCCCACGGACGAGGCGTTCGAGGAGCCGTTGGCGGTTGACGGCGAGCAGTACGTGTTGTAG